The proteins below are encoded in one region of Effusibacillus dendaii:
- a CDS encoding LysR family transcriptional regulator, whose amino-acid sequence MDQSLLVFVTVAEKENFTRAAEELHMTQPAVSQYIQTLERMVGAKLLERSNKYVRLNKAGEIVYHHAKEILGLYTRMQCLVDDLLHTASGNLSIGASYTYGEYVLPHIIAHLREQYPLIKPTITIGNTREIAKLVASHQLDIGIVEGDFKHEKLYIESFAEDHMFVIISANHRYANRKELRISELCEETWIVREEGSGTREATEKMFAKFQFQPHSIMEFGSTQIIKESVEAGLGITLLSHWAVRKEISLGTLKALKINGIPVSRKFSLIMQATQFHTKATEVFLDILRKNEALPDLIRLSRE is encoded by the coding sequence TTGGATCAATCGTTGCTTGTTTTTGTTACCGTAGCAGAAAAGGAAAACTTCACACGTGCCGCAGAAGAATTGCACATGACCCAACCTGCAGTCAGCCAATACATTCAAACACTTGAACGAATGGTTGGGGCGAAACTTTTGGAACGAAGCAATAAATATGTACGATTAAACAAAGCAGGAGAAATCGTTTACCATCACGCAAAAGAAATATTGGGACTCTATACCCGAATGCAATGCCTGGTGGATGATTTATTGCACACGGCTAGTGGTAATTTGTCGATTGGGGCGAGTTATACATATGGTGAATATGTACTTCCCCATATCATTGCACACCTGCGCGAGCAGTATCCATTGATAAAGCCTACGATTACCATTGGCAATACAAGAGAAATTGCGAAACTGGTCGCCAGCCATCAATTGGATATTGGAATTGTTGAAGGCGACTTTAAACATGAGAAGCTGTATATTGAATCATTTGCAGAGGATCATATGTTTGTCATTATCTCCGCCAATCATCGATATGCGAATCGAAAGGAATTACGAATATCCGAATTATGTGAAGAAACATGGATTGTCCGTGAAGAAGGTTCGGGGACACGAGAGGCAACTGAAAAAATGTTTGCCAAATTCCAGTTTCAGCCGCATAGCATCATGGAATTTGGCAGTACTCAGATCATTAAAGAATCTGTAGAAGCGGGGTTAGGTATAACTCTGCTTTCACACTGGGCTGTTCGAAAAGAAATCTCACTAGGCACATTGAAAGCCCTAAAAATAAATGGAATTCCCGTTTCCCGCAAATTTTCGTTAATCATGCAAGCAACGCAATTTCATACGAAAGCCACGGAGGTGTTTTTGGATATATTGCGCAAGAATGAAGCCTTACCTGATTTGATACGACTATCACGAGAATAA
- a CDS encoding YeiH family protein yields the protein MATQVKKNVPLTDEARISKDEINKFNKASSFGLWMGGIAFTFVIALMGYGLAKVPGFDHIGQLASAIIIAVVYRQIWGYPEPIRPGIQFSAKKLLRLAIILFGLKLNIDIVFHQGLGLLVHDVGTIVFSIFLTVLLAKWLKADSSLSLLLGIGTGVCGAAAIAAVSPILKAKDEDTAIGAGIIALVGTVFAIAYTILRPFIDLTGIQYGIWSGVSLHEIAHVALAAAPAGQDALAIGLLAKLGRVFLLVPLSFILMYWMKRSGKVQSDTKIEFPWFLIGFIVMSFFGSYVLGKHLYVSKTVMDDVANFTTFVLTMAMVGLGLNVSLKDLRTKALRPLIAMSITSIILSLLTFVAM from the coding sequence ATGGCGACTCAAGTAAAAAAAAACGTGCCGTTGACAGATGAAGCCAGAATTTCAAAGGATGAAATAAACAAGTTCAACAAAGCTTCGTCTTTTGGGTTATGGATGGGCGGAATTGCTTTTACGTTTGTCATTGCTTTAATGGGTTATGGATTAGCAAAGGTACCAGGTTTTGACCATATCGGTCAACTCGCCTCCGCGATCATCATTGCGGTTGTGTATCGTCAAATATGGGGATATCCAGAACCCATACGTCCCGGGATTCAATTTTCAGCAAAAAAATTATTGCGGCTTGCCATTATCTTGTTTGGGTTGAAGCTCAATATTGACATTGTTTTTCATCAGGGACTGGGTTTGCTTGTACATGATGTCGGAACGATTGTTTTCTCCATTTTCCTAACGGTTTTATTGGCTAAATGGTTAAAAGCTGATTCTTCCTTATCCCTTCTTCTTGGAATCGGTACAGGGGTTTGCGGGGCGGCTGCCATCGCGGCGGTATCTCCCATTCTAAAGGCTAAAGATGAGGACACAGCAATTGGAGCCGGGATTATTGCTTTGGTAGGTACTGTATTCGCCATCGCATATACCATTTTAAGACCTTTCATAGACTTAACGGGCATTCAATACGGCATCTGGTCGGGTGTAAGCTTACATGAGATAGCGCACGTTGCATTAGCGGCGGCTCCTGCTGGTCAAGACGCTCTGGCAATTGGCTTATTGGCCAAATTAGGGCGGGTCTTCCTGCTTGTTCCACTCAGCTTTATCCTTATGTATTGGATGAAACGAAGCGGGAAGGTTCAATCTGACACAAAAATCGAGTTCCCTTGGTTCTTGATTGGGTTTATTGTAATGAGTTTCTTTGGAAGCTATGTTCTTGGCAAGCATCTGTACGTTTCGAAGACTGTGATGGACGATGTAGCGAATTTTACAACATTTGTTTTAACCATGGCGATGGTGGGACTCGGGTTGAATGTAAGCTTGAAAGATCTTCGTACGAAGGCATTGCGACCGCTTATTGCAATGTCGATTACGTCAATCATTCTTTCCCTCTTAACGTTTGTTGCCATGTAA
- a CDS encoding universal stress protein produces MAGSNRVQFLHRTGHPSISICEVAKEEQADLIIVRSHERGIVDRALLGSVAHGVLHRSHIHVLVVRK; encoded by the coding sequence TTGGCCGGAAGCAATCGTGTTCAATTCTTGCATCGAACGGGTCATCCGAGCATTTCAATCTGTGAGGTTGCCAAAGAAGAGCAGGCAGATTTGATCATCGTGAGGAGTCATGAGAGAGGCATTGTAGATCGTGCCTTATTAGGCAGCGTTGCACACGGTGTTTTGCACCGTTCTCATATTCACGTCCTTGTTGTCAGGAAATAA
- the efeB gene encoding iron uptake transporter deferrochelatase/peroxidase subunit gives MGKLDQPISRREMFKMAAATGFGAALGLSGMRLFSSLETASMTRSENQFGRTNKVYSFYGSHQAGIDTPAQGHMVFAAFDVTAESRKELQDLLRTWSEAAARMCAGKQVGDHLTNRKLPPEDTGESVGLFPSGLSITIGFGPTLFNRDGMDRFGLAERYPTGLAEIPAMPGDALQPERSGGDICIQACADDPQIAFYAVRNLVRVSRGVAAVRWLQQGFLSTPQNQKGVAETPRNLFGFKDGTANIDTGNSQLMNQFVWVNGSDQPAWMQGGTYLVARRIRMLIEVWDRSSLDEQESTFGRTKLSGAGFGMKNEFDPVNPNFLPENSHVRLAHVEGTKILRRGYSYVDGIDPKTGQLDAGLFFISFQRNISEQFIPLLRRLAAHDALNEYTLHTSSAVFACPPGVREDGYIGETLFV, from the coding sequence ATGGGGAAACTTGATCAGCCCATTTCACGAAGAGAGATGTTCAAAATGGCGGCTGCAACAGGTTTCGGGGCTGCGTTGGGGCTCAGCGGTATGAGGTTGTTCTCCTCGCTGGAAACGGCAAGCATGACGCGATCAGAGAATCAATTTGGCAGAACAAACAAAGTGTATTCTTTTTACGGTTCACACCAAGCCGGCATTGACACACCGGCACAGGGTCATATGGTGTTTGCCGCTTTTGATGTCACGGCGGAGAGTCGAAAGGAATTACAGGATCTGTTGCGTACGTGGTCCGAAGCAGCTGCGCGAATGTGCGCCGGGAAGCAAGTAGGAGATCACTTAACAAATCGCAAATTACCTCCAGAGGACACGGGAGAATCTGTAGGACTGTTCCCATCGGGTCTGTCTATTACGATCGGATTCGGTCCTACCTTATTTAATCGAGACGGTATGGATCGGTTTGGTTTAGCGGAACGGTATCCGACTGGGTTGGCAGAGATTCCGGCTATGCCAGGAGACGCCCTTCAACCAGAACGCTCCGGTGGTGATATATGCATCCAAGCCTGCGCTGATGACCCGCAGATTGCTTTTTACGCCGTTCGTAATTTGGTACGTGTTTCGCGAGGAGTTGCTGCGGTGCGTTGGCTGCAGCAGGGGTTTCTCAGTACACCGCAGAATCAAAAAGGAGTAGCGGAAACACCGCGAAATCTATTTGGCTTTAAGGATGGAACAGCGAATATCGACACGGGTAACTCGCAGTTGATGAATCAGTTTGTTTGGGTAAACGGATCGGATCAACCAGCATGGATGCAGGGCGGCACATATTTAGTGGCACGTCGAATCCGGATGCTGATTGAAGTATGGGACCGCTCTTCTCTTGATGAGCAGGAAAGTACATTCGGCCGAACAAAGTTGAGTGGCGCCGGATTTGGAATGAAAAATGAATTCGATCCGGTTAACCCCAATTTTCTGCCCGAAAACTCTCACGTTCGACTGGCCCATGTCGAAGGAACGAAAATTTTGCGTCGGGGATATTCATACGTCGATGGAATTGATCCGAAAACTGGCCAACTTGATGCAGGACTTTTCTTTATCAGCTTTCAACGGAATATTTCTGAACAATTTATCCCTTTATTGCGTCGTTTGGCTGCACATGATGCTCTAAACGAGTATACACTTCACACAAGCAGCGCAGTTTTTGCATGTCCGCCTGGAGTAAGAGAGGATGGCTATATAGGAGAAACCTTATTTGTTTAA
- the efeO gene encoding iron uptake system protein EfeO: protein MIINIILIKWYREEYIVRKLTTMVALTIITSSALTGCGTTSNPEEKSVKSVASSSSETAASSQVKEGAEKLLSLTSEFRKNLDAGDAGKIKDLGSKLKETWSAFEEQVRPDYPAQYTSVEQYLEPLIAGSSKSPYDKEVLSKLNDSLILAINDLLNAVTNHEIAKKADNPQLQAAIDEYRKYVVQQSQSLVDETTSFVKAIHEGDMEQAKRLYGSSRVFYERIEPIAESFGDLDAKIDARENDVEKEEWTGFHEIEKALWMDHSLKGQDKYANQLLEDVKALHQKLETVSLKPAQVISGAVELLNEAGTSKVTGEEERYSHIDLVDLYANVEGSKAAYNTFKTIIEQKDPELVKKIDERFAVLDKTLISFRQGDSFVSYTNLKQEDTKNIGQEIDSTAESLSQAAKIL, encoded by the coding sequence ATGATTATCAATATCATATTAATCAAGTGGTATAGGGAGGAATATATAGTGCGAAAATTAACCACGATGGTAGCGTTGACTATCATTACAAGTTCCGCCTTAACAGGGTGTGGTACGACATCCAATCCAGAAGAAAAGAGCGTCAAAAGTGTGGCATCTTCATCGAGCGAAACGGCAGCATCATCTCAGGTCAAAGAGGGCGCGGAGAAATTGTTGTCTCTTACATCGGAATTTCGGAAAAACCTGGATGCCGGGGATGCTGGCAAAATAAAAGATTTGGGCTCAAAACTGAAAGAGACCTGGTCTGCGTTTGAAGAACAAGTCAGACCGGATTATCCGGCCCAATATACTTCAGTGGAACAATACCTGGAACCGTTAATCGCCGGTTCATCGAAAAGTCCATACGATAAAGAGGTGCTGTCTAAACTGAATGACAGCCTGATATTAGCAATAAATGATTTGTTAAATGCGGTTACTAATCATGAGATTGCGAAAAAAGCGGATAATCCGCAACTCCAAGCGGCCATTGATGAATATCGAAAATATGTAGTTCAGCAAAGCCAATCTCTTGTTGATGAAACAACATCGTTTGTAAAGGCGATACATGAGGGGGACATGGAGCAGGCAAAACGTCTTTATGGTTCGTCGCGGGTATTTTATGAGCGGATTGAACCGATAGCGGAAAGCTTTGGAGATCTAGATGCGAAGATTGATGCAAGAGAAAACGACGTAGAAAAAGAAGAATGGACCGGATTTCACGAAATTGAAAAGGCTCTATGGATGGATCATTCATTAAAAGGACAGGACAAATATGCCAATCAACTATTGGAGGATGTCAAAGCACTTCATCAGAAACTGGAAACCGTTTCGTTAAAACCGGCGCAAGTCATCTCAGGTGCCGTAGAACTGCTCAATGAAGCCGGAACGTCTAAAGTAACTGGTGAAGAAGAACGGTATTCCCATATAGATCTCGTTGATTTGTATGCCAATGTAGAAGGCTCCAAAGCTGCCTACAACACTTTTAAAACGATTATAGAACAAAAGGATCCGGAATTGGTGAAAAAAATTGACGAACGATTTGCGGTTTTGGATAAAACTCTGATTTCGTTCCGTCAAGGAGATAGCTTTGTCTCCTACACGAATTTGAAACAGGAAGACACGAAGAACATTGGTCAAGAGATTGACAGTACAGCGGAATCCCTTTCTCAAGCAGCTAAGATTCTTTAA